One genomic segment of Caloranaerobacter ferrireducens includes these proteins:
- a CDS encoding distal tail protein Dit, translated as MLSFDFNGKDSYLDFGILIAKRPTIPSPKRRVSYIDIPGRHSRLRYDEGTFEDITIAVECVIKSENSLNEKIDGIKSWLFNAGESELIFSFQPDKKYIAQVVNAIDFEQIFKYTSRFPIIFNCRPFKYAALNNLLTITESGSNISNPGSIESLPVISIYGTGNINLIVNSEEIELTDVNNKIILNCEIEDCYDDNLNNLNSKMIGKFPKLAPGQNLIEWTGNVERIEILPNWRWL; from the coding sequence GTGCTGAGCTTTGATTTTAATGGAAAAGATAGTTATTTAGACTTTGGAATACTGATTGCAAAAAGACCAACTATTCCTTCTCCAAAGCGTAGAGTAAGTTATATAGATATTCCTGGAAGACACTCAAGATTAAGATATGATGAAGGTACCTTTGAAGATATTACTATTGCTGTTGAATGTGTAATAAAATCAGAAAACAGTTTAAATGAAAAAATTGATGGAATTAAATCATGGCTGTTTAATGCAGGAGAAAGTGAATTGATTTTCAGCTTTCAGCCGGATAAAAAATATATTGCTCAAGTAGTAAACGCTATTGATTTCGAGCAGATATTTAAATACACTTCAAGATTTCCTATTATTTTTAACTGCAGACCATTTAAATACGCTGCTTTAAATAACCTACTTACAATTACAGAAAGTGGAAGTAATATTTCTAATCCTGGATCAATAGAGAGTCTTCCGGTTATTAGTATTTATGGAACAGGAAATATAAACCTTATAGTAAATAGTGAAGAGATAGAACTAACTGATGTTAATAACAAAATTATTTTAAACTGTGAAATTGAGGATTGCTACGATGATAATTTAAACAATTTAAACTCAAAGATGATAGGGAAATTTCCAAAACTTGCGCCGGGACAAAACCTTATTGAGTGGACAGGAAATGTAGAAAGAATAGAAATACTACCTAACTGGCGGTGGCTTTAA
- a CDS encoding HNH endonuclease → MNNFTSKDYWRALILYGLNTATYKMAFAKCLDHFVDKKKTEVKMIELAEVFFDLYLNRLKNGMPQLGMAGRTTVMEQIVSMYNAGSVTRTEAIYFVKNNAFKDVLRAFHVFNGEKIELKFYEYDKNKLILSDNIHQLLSSKEKEELMKEVDSRWSLLEAAFQMKRESSELENNIRKIYLSKGYKRRNITNTIPVLNGYQKGKCFYCGETMLNSQIHVDHVIPRQFVYHDEIWNLVLAHEFCNMQKSDALPNRIYIDKLILRNEHFIASNHPIKNKLIKMLGKTQKQRKAYIEKVYQDAKIVIPYTWEGIKGYNPSTDEFYKSIIRGLNR, encoded by the coding sequence ATGAATAATTTTACTAGTAAAGATTATTGGAGAGCACTAATACTATATGGTTTGAATACAGCAACTTATAAAATGGCTTTTGCAAAATGCCTTGATCATTTTGTAGATAAGAAAAAAACTGAAGTAAAAATGATTGAATTAGCTGAAGTATTCTTTGATTTATATTTAAACAGACTTAAAAATGGAATGCCGCAACTTGGAATGGCAGGTAGGACTACTGTAATGGAGCAAATAGTATCTATGTATAATGCTGGTTCGGTAACTAGAACAGAGGCTATTTATTTTGTTAAAAACAATGCATTTAAAGATGTTCTAAGAGCTTTTCATGTATTTAATGGAGAGAAAATTGAGCTCAAATTTTATGAATATGATAAAAATAAATTAATTTTATCTGATAATATTCATCAGTTGCTATCAAGTAAAGAAAAAGAAGAATTAATGAAAGAGGTAGATTCTAGATGGAGTTTACTAGAAGCAGCCTTTCAAATGAAAAGAGAAAGTTCTGAGCTTGAAAATAATATAAGGAAAATATATCTTTCAAAAGGTTATAAAAGGAGAAACATTACCAATACTATACCTGTTCTTAATGGATATCAGAAGGGAAAATGTTTTTATTGTGGGGAGACAATGCTTAATTCTCAAATACATGTTGACCATGTAATACCTAGACAATTTGTTTATCACGATGAAATTTGGAATCTTGTATTGGCTCATGAATTTTGTAACATGCAAAAAAGTGATGCTTTGCCAAATAGAATTTATATTGATAAACTAATACTTAGAAATGAGCATTTTATTGCTAGCAACCATCCAATAAAAAATAAACTGATAAAAATGTTAGGAAAGACACAAAAACAAAGGAAAGCATATATTGAAAAAGTATATCAAGATGCTAAAATAGTTATACCTTATACTTGGGAAGGAATAAAGGGATATAATCCTAGTACGGATGAATTTTATAAAAGCATTATAAGGGGGCTAAACCGATGA
- a CDS encoding SHOCT domain-containing protein, which produces MNEETLEYVMSRALLKEILEKKLINEEEFHRIDAENKKTFNK; this is translated from the coding sequence ATGAATGAAGAAACACTTGAGTATGTAATGAGTAGAGCTTTATTAAAAGAGATTTTAGAAAAGAAATTGATAAATGAAGAAGAATTTCACAGGATCGATGCAGAAAATAAAAAGACCTTTAATAAATAG
- a CDS encoding recombinase family protein, with translation MKKVRKIAAKNLGFHDIELNKSKLKVCAYCRVSTGSSKQVESFETQISYYERYIKSKAEWEFAGVYADQGISGTTAAKRTEFNKMIKDCERGKIDLIITKSISRFARNTADCLEVVRYLSSLNVGVYFERENINTMGAESELILSVLSSIAQDESRNMSENIKWAVQKRFKEGKIRVCTKRFLGYDLNDEGELVINPQEAEIVKRIYREYTNGKSMKEIKKGLERDGIKTITGKEKWQESTIKGILSNEKYYGDLVLQKTITIDYLTHKRKRNKGESPKYLVKNHHEPIISKEEYERVQEIMAKRAAEYGNIPEVRHKYNKRYVFSGKIICSNCGGVFKRRTWNSKSPSRQIVWQCSTYIKEGKNACSMKAVDDMTLKAVFVRVFNRFYTNREQFLSSFLKNVERGLEDKNSKNFEIETQIQNITEEIKRLIRLQIQGKISTEDYEKDYIDLKKQLDKLKKIQLDNLVNKQNNEELKIKTEQIHNYLKKHDGLLKDFDDEVFKTLVERVLVKTPTHLCFKLKNGIVLEEKFIKKKGKNGLI, from the coding sequence TTGAAAAAGGTAAGGAAAATTGCAGCAAAGAATCTTGGCTTTCACGATATAGAACTTAACAAATCTAAGCTTAAAGTATGCGCCTACTGTAGAGTAAGTACAGGCAGTAGTAAACAGGTTGAATCCTTTGAAACCCAGATTTCATACTATGAAAGATATATTAAAAGTAAAGCAGAATGGGAATTTGCAGGAGTATATGCAGACCAGGGAATATCAGGTACTACAGCAGCTAAAAGAACAGAGTTTAATAAGATGATTAAAGATTGTGAGAGAGGGAAAATTGATTTAATTATTACAAAGTCCATTTCAAGATTTGCTAGAAATACGGCAGATTGTTTAGAAGTAGTTAGATATTTAAGTAGTCTTAATGTAGGCGTTTATTTTGAAAGAGAAAATATTAATACAATGGGGGCTGAAAGTGAGTTAATACTCAGCGTATTAAGTTCTATTGCTCAAGATGAGTCAAGGAATATGTCAGAGAACATTAAATGGGCAGTTCAGAAGAGATTTAAAGAAGGTAAGATTAGAGTTTGCACTAAAAGGTTCTTAGGATACGACTTAAATGATGAGGGTGAACTTGTAATAAATCCACAGGAAGCTGAAATTGTAAAAAGGATTTATAGGGAATACACTAATGGGAAGAGTATGAAAGAAATAAAAAAGGGTCTTGAGAGGGATGGAATAAAAACAATAACGGGAAAAGAGAAGTGGCAGGAAAGTACTATTAAAGGAATTCTTAGTAATGAAAAATACTATGGTGATTTAGTTTTGCAAAAGACGATAACCATTGATTATCTTACTCATAAGAGAAAACGAAATAAAGGTGAAAGTCCGAAATATTTAGTTAAAAATCATCATGAGCCAATCATTTCAAAAGAAGAATATGAAAGAGTACAGGAAATAATGGCTAAAAGAGCTGCTGAATATGGGAATATTCCTGAAGTTAGGCATAAATACAATAAAAGATATGTTTTCAGTGGAAAGATCATCTGCAGTAACTGCGGAGGAGTATTTAAAAGAAGAACTTGGAACAGTAAATCACCAAGCAGACAAATTGTCTGGCAGTGCAGCACTTATATAAAGGAAGGAAAAAATGCTTGTAGCATGAAGGCTGTTGATGATATGACTTTAAAGGCAGTCTTTGTTAGAGTTTTTAATAGATTTTATACAAATAGAGAACAGTTTTTATCAAGCTTTTTGAAAAATGTAGAGAGGGGTTTGGAGGATAAAAACAGTAAAAACTTTGAGATTGAAACCCAAATACAAAACATTACCGAGGAAATTAAGAGGCTTATTCGACTTCAAATACAAGGAAAGATTTCTACAGAAGATTATGAAAAAGATTATATAGATCTTAAGAAACAACTTGATAAGTTAAAGAAAATTCAATTAGATAATTTAGTTAATAAGCAAAACAACGAAGAACTGAAGATAAAGACGGAGCAAATTCATAATTATTTAAAGAAACATGACGGCTTGCTAAAGGACTTTGATGATGAAGTTTTTAAGACTCTAGTAGAAAGGGTGTTAGTTAAAACGCCAACTCATTTATGTTTCAAGCTAAAAAATGGAATAGTTCTAGAAGAAAAATTCATAAAGAAAAAAGGTAAAAATGGTTTAATATAG
- a CDS encoding class I SAM-dependent methyltransferase — MINKTIEYYDVNCREFFENTVNVDMTLHYNEFEKYLKKNSKILDIGCGSGRDSLYFMSRGYEVLAFDASDEMVKMSSSLIGTKVIKSTFEEFDTDEKFDGLWACSSLLHVRKKDMRSILKKYTSYLKENGVFYLSFKYGNKEYEKDGRYFNCYDELAFKDVVKDIDNLVIEKLYISRDARKGRENERWLNVILKKIS, encoded by the coding sequence ATGATAAATAAAACAATAGAATACTATGATGTTAATTGCAGAGAATTTTTTGAGAATACTGTTAATGTTGATATGACGTTACATTATAATGAATTTGAAAAATATTTGAAAAAAAATTCTAAGATACTTGATATAGGGTGTGGTTCAGGAAGGGATAGTCTTTATTTTATGAGTAGAGGATATGAAGTATTAGCTTTTGATGCCTCTGATGAAATGGTAAAAATGAGCAGTAGTTTAATTGGAACAAAAGTTATAAAAAGCACTTTTGAAGAATTTGATACGGACGAAAAATTTGATGGGTTATGGGCTTGTTCTTCGTTACTCCATGTAAGAAAAAAAGATATGAGAAGTATACTAAAAAAATATACATCTTACCTTAAAGAAAATGGAGTTTTTTATTTATCTTTCAAATATGGTAATAAGGAATATGAAAAGGATGGGAGATATTTTAATTGTTATGATGAATTAGCCTTTAAAGATGTTGTTAAAGATATAGATAATTTGGTAATAGAAAAATTATATATTTCTAGAGATGCTAGAAAAGGCAGAGAAAATGAACGTTGGTTAAATGTTATTTTAAAGAAAATAAGTTAG
- a CDS encoding phage holin family protein: MKNIINTMQIGFTAVGGYLGWFLGGLDGFLYALILFVVIDYITGLMVAILEKKISSEVGFKGIFKKVLIFTMVAIGHSIDSYIIQNGSAVRTAVIFFYLSNEGISIIENASKMGLPIPEKLKVIFDELKNDK, translated from the coding sequence ATGAAAAACATAATAAATACAATGCAGATAGGTTTTACAGCCGTTGGCGGTTATCTCGGGTGGTTTCTGGGAGGGCTTGACGGCTTTTTATATGCCCTTATCTTATTTGTAGTTATTGACTATATTACTGGTTTAATGGTAGCAATTTTAGAAAAGAAGATTTCAAGTGAGGTTGGGTTTAAAGGAATATTTAAAAAGGTATTAATTTTTACCATGGTAGCTATAGGTCATAGCATTGATTCATACATTATACAAAACGGTAGTGCAGTTCGCACAGCCGTTATTTTTTTCTATCTTTCTAATGAAGGAATAAGCATTATAGAAAACGCTTCAAAAATGGGACTTCCAATACCAGAGAAGCTTAAAGTAATATTTGATGAACTAAAGAATGATAAATAA
- a CDS encoding peptidoglycan recognition protein family protein, which yields MTKKLIKCNYSLGNDIKYIVIHDTGNKRKGADAYAHYRYFNSGNRRASAHYFVDDKEILQLVEDHNASWHCGDGKGKYRITNHNSIGVEICINEDGNYDKAVQNTIDLVKYLMEKYDIPLERVVRHYDASRKICPRSMSKNNWERWHNFKKELSKNSKNKFKEALGILNKKGIINSPKYWLKNAVKGKMVNGEYAAVLIERVAKFINKKEGR from the coding sequence GTGACAAAAAAATTAATAAAGTGCAATTATTCCCTGGGAAATGACATAAAGTATATTGTAATTCACGATACAGGGAATAAAAGAAAAGGTGCAGATGCTTATGCCCATTACAGATATTTTAATAGTGGAAACAGAAGGGCTTCAGCACATTATTTTGTAGATGATAAAGAGATTTTGCAGCTTGTTGAGGATCATAATGCTTCATGGCACTGCGGGGATGGAAAAGGAAAATACCGAATTACAAACCACAACTCTATAGGTGTAGAAATTTGTATTAATGAAGATGGAAATTATGATAAGGCAGTACAAAATACAATAGATTTAGTTAAGTATCTTATGGAAAAGTATGACATACCTTTAGAAAGAGTTGTAAGACATTATGATGCCAGCAGAAAGATATGTCCGAGGAGTATGAGTAAAAATAACTGGGAAAGATGGCATAATTTCAAAAAAGAACTGAGTAAAAATTCAAAGAATAAATTTAAAGAAGCTTTAGGAATTTTGAATAAAAAAGGAATTATTAATTCACCTAAGTATTGGCTTAAAAATGCGGTTAAAGGAAAAATGGTAAATGGTGAATATGCTGCTGTATTAATTGAGAGAGTAGCAAAATTTATTAATAAGAAAGAAGGTAGATAG
- a CDS encoding phage tail spike protein, with protein sequence MICIYDKKTTKGNFDNNGLAVLDECITAEITEELNGEYSLYLEYPANSKKANFLIEFNIIKADNQLFRIYKIEREQGNIRKIKVWARHIFYDLAFYFIEAVNLLNANMKEAVEGTMPPEAQVVFEFTAPEKNIYPVKMRNVNGLEAIFKLIEIYGGELKRNNFEVQIVEKLGETKNITVKYGKNIKGLRAIIDTNEFATRIYPIGENNLVLPERYVEADSSITDLLPYPITRKVEFSGIKDVEQLRDLAKEYMKKISNPFINITVDFLELSKTKEYEKYANLFELKLGDIVSVEHEKLGIYSELRVIRIVKDLLKPINTKIELGNPLNTIINKLDFTSIIERLESKIEGSQNAVIIKKNSEVLAISSTSFYQSIAVGISALADTNLTCNLIINGSASTDLTLFMKFSLDGQYYEFQPSQNLSSGENVINLTIPIPQVTLGQHAFVVEMETSTGTFNIDKNNLQVMIEGRHLEGGLNPSLPRAEVMQFVLYALFLNKIQSIKDNLKTEVNINNLLENKLQNLQQISYSEALNKGPTNLNTDIDITMQIMGISQIADENFYLNLISDGWVKHFKELKDMGDGNWEEDNYITIKELKPTTEGELGSVLGTGAMFTVRFSDPTLYRELTSFEVQLTEV encoded by the coding sequence ATGATTTGCATTTATGATAAGAAAACAACAAAGGGGAATTTTGATAATAACGGTTTAGCAGTTTTAGATGAATGTATAACCGCTGAAATAACGGAAGAACTTAATGGAGAATACAGTTTATACCTTGAGTATCCTGCAAATTCTAAAAAAGCAAATTTTCTTATAGAATTCAATATTATAAAAGCAGATAATCAGCTCTTTAGAATATATAAGATTGAAAGGGAGCAGGGAAACATAAGAAAGATAAAGGTTTGGGCAAGGCATATATTTTACGACCTTGCTTTTTACTTTATAGAAGCAGTAAATCTTTTAAATGCTAACATGAAAGAAGCTGTAGAAGGCACTATGCCACCTGAAGCCCAAGTAGTATTTGAATTTACAGCACCTGAAAAGAATATATATCCTGTGAAAATGAGGAATGTAAATGGGCTTGAAGCTATTTTTAAACTCATTGAAATATATGGTGGGGAGTTAAAACGAAATAACTTTGAGGTTCAAATAGTAGAAAAGCTGGGGGAAACGAAAAATATCACAGTAAAATACGGTAAGAATATTAAGGGATTAAGGGCTATTATTGATACAAATGAATTTGCTACAAGGATATACCCCATTGGAGAGAACAATTTAGTTCTTCCTGAAAGATATGTAGAAGCTGACAGCAGTATAACAGATCTTCTTCCATACCCAATTACAAGAAAAGTCGAGTTTTCAGGCATTAAAGATGTAGAGCAGCTTAGGGATTTAGCTAAAGAATATATGAAAAAGATTTCAAATCCTTTCATTAATATTACAGTTGATTTTTTAGAACTCAGCAAAACGAAAGAATATGAAAAATACGCAAATTTATTTGAGTTAAAACTTGGGGATATAGTAAGTGTTGAACATGAAAAATTAGGAATCTATTCAGAACTTAGAGTCATTAGAATTGTTAAGGATCTGTTAAAACCTATAAATACTAAAATAGAACTTGGGAATCCACTTAATACAATAATAAACAAATTAGATTTTACGAGTATTATAGAAAGGTTGGAAAGCAAAATTGAAGGAAGTCAGAATGCTGTTATTATTAAAAAGAACAGTGAGGTACTGGCAATAAGTTCAACTTCCTTTTATCAATCAATCGCCGTAGGAATTTCGGCTTTAGCAGATACTAACTTAACCTGTAATCTAATCATCAACGGCAGTGCTTCAACAGACCTTACACTTTTTATGAAATTTTCATTAGATGGACAGTACTATGAATTTCAGCCTAGTCAAAATTTATCTAGTGGTGAAAATGTAATTAATTTAACTATTCCTATTCCTCAAGTAACTTTAGGTCAGCATGCATTTGTAGTGGAAATGGAAACTTCAACAGGTACATTTAATATTGATAAAAACAACCTGCAAGTAATGATAGAAGGAAGGCACTTAGAAGGTGGATTAAATCCAAGTCTACCGAGGGCAGAAGTCATGCAGTTTGTGCTATATGCATTGTTTTTAAATAAGATACAGAGTATCAAAGACAATTTAAAAACTGAAGTAAATATTAATAATCTATTAGAAAATAAATTGCAGAATTTACAGCAGATAAGCTATAGCGAAGCATTAAATAAAGGTCCAACAAACTTAAATACTGATATAGATATAACAATGCAGATTATGGGGATTAGTCAAATTGCTGATGAAAACTTTTATTTAAATCTTATTTCAGATGGATGGGTGAAACACTTTAAAGAGCTAAAAGATATGGGAGATGGAAATTGGGAAGAAGATAATTATATTACTATTAAAGAACTAAAGCCAACTACGGAAGGAGAGTTAGGCTCAGTGCTTGGGACAGGTGCTATGTTTACTGTTCGATTTTCAGATCCAACACTATATAGAGAATTAACAAGTTTTGAAGTTCAGTTAACGGAAGTTTAA
- a CDS encoding phage tail tape measure protein, translated as MARSSGSAVVARIGLDDRGFQEGVARIQRSLKVVRSEFAAASSKLGDFGKSTDGLKLKADSLNKQMELQKAKVKALTRSYQESVEKKGADAKATENLRIRLNYAIAEMNKMENELNQINREIKVQSSRFTKLGKSLEGIGSKMKNIGDGFSNIGKKLSMSVTTPIVAAGTGLVKLANDFETAQNTIRIGTGATGEVLKGLKEDFKVVYTSFNTSMEDTSRAIADLNTRTGLSGKPLQKLSLQMLKLAKITKEDINTLIPAATRMFQDAGIGVEDYAEALDYTYKVSQSTGIGVGKLQKLMTQFGGPLRQMGFDWKTSAAMLGKFEKEGVNTELVLGSLRIALGKMAKEGISDPNKALQEMITRIKEVGTAGEANAMALEMFGARAGPDMAAAIREGRLNLDELLTSIKNSPETIEKAAKDTETVADKFVVLKNKMAVSLEPLGKKLLDAIEGAMPAIQKLIQGITSIIEKFNALSPAQQDMILKLALVAAAIGPVLTVIGKLISVGGTLFSTIGSISTALGAAGGALGAAFTALTGPVGIAIAAITAVIAIGVLLYKNWDIIKEKAGVLKNAVSETWEKLKDSTVAKWECIKTSISNSINSAKAAVKNGLNQIFNFFRNLRLPKIKIPKIKLPHFKLKGEFSLAPPSVPKLSVNWYASGGIFNRPSIIGVGEAGAEAVLPIDRLDDILARALEKVKGTADFGGITLHIDNFINNTDKDIEQLAYELEFYRQRIAVGRGGV; from the coding sequence ATGGCAAGAAGCAGTGGCAGTGCAGTAGTTGCAAGAATAGGACTTGATGATAGGGGTTTTCAAGAAGGTGTAGCCAGAATACAGAGAAGTCTAAAGGTAGTTAGAAGTGAATTTGCAGCAGCTAGTTCAAAACTTGGAGACTTTGGAAAATCTACTGATGGATTAAAGCTTAAGGCAGATAGTTTAAACAAGCAGATGGAGCTTCAAAAGGCTAAGGTTAAAGCACTTACAAGAAGTTATCAAGAAAGTGTAGAGAAAAAAGGTGCAGATGCCAAGGCTACAGAGAATCTTAGGATAAGGCTTAATTATGCAATAGCAGAAATGAACAAAATGGAGAATGAACTTAATCAAATAAATAGAGAAATTAAGGTTCAAAGTAGCAGGTTTACAAAGCTTGGTAAAAGTCTTGAAGGCATAGGCAGTAAAATGAAAAACATAGGAGATGGCTTTTCAAATATTGGCAAAAAATTGTCTATGTCTGTAACAACCCCTATTGTTGCTGCAGGAACAGGCCTTGTAAAGCTGGCTAATGATTTTGAAACAGCTCAAAATACTATTCGTATTGGTACAGGAGCGACAGGGGAAGTACTAAAGGGACTTAAAGAAGATTTCAAAGTAGTCTATACTTCGTTTAATACCAGTATGGAAGATACCAGCAGAGCCATTGCTGACCTTAACACAAGAACAGGCCTTTCAGGTAAGCCACTGCAAAAGCTCTCCCTTCAAATGCTGAAGCTCGCTAAAATTACTAAAGAGGATATAAATACCCTTATCCCTGCAGCAACTAGAATGTTTCAAGATGCCGGTATTGGTGTAGAGGATTATGCAGAGGCTCTTGATTACACCTATAAAGTAAGCCAAAGTACAGGCATTGGAGTAGGAAAACTGCAGAAACTAATGACTCAATTTGGTGGACCACTAAGACAGATGGGATTTGACTGGAAGACTTCAGCAGCTATGCTTGGTAAGTTTGAAAAGGAAGGGGTAAATACAGAACTTGTATTAGGTTCTCTTAGAATTGCCCTTGGTAAAATGGCTAAGGAAGGCATAAGTGATCCAAATAAGGCCCTTCAGGAAATGATTACCCGCATTAAAGAAGTAGGCACAGCTGGAGAAGCTAATGCCATGGCTCTAGAGATGTTTGGTGCAAGGGCAGGTCCAGATATGGCAGCAGCCATTAGGGAAGGAAGGCTTAACCTTGATGAGTTACTTACAAGCATAAAAAACAGTCCTGAAACTATAGAAAAAGCAGCAAAGGATACAGAAACGGTAGCAGATAAGTTTGTAGTACTTAAAAACAAAATGGCTGTTTCTTTAGAACCTCTTGGAAAAAAACTTCTTGATGCCATAGAAGGTGCAATGCCAGCCATTCAAAAATTAATACAAGGAATAACCAGTATCATTGAAAAGTTTAATGCCCTTTCTCCAGCCCAGCAGGATATGATTTTGAAATTAGCCCTTGTAGCAGCAGCCATTGGCCCAGTTTTAACGGTTATTGGGAAGCTCATATCAGTTGGAGGGACACTTTTTTCTACTATAGGGTCAATTTCTACAGCTCTTGGTGCTGCAGGTGGAGCTTTAGGAGCAGCCTTCACGGCTTTAACCGGGCCTGTTGGGATAGCAATAGCCGCCATTACTGCTGTAATTGCAATAGGTGTTTTGCTATATAAAAACTGGGATATTATAAAAGAAAAAGCCGGGGTTTTAAAGAATGCAGTTTCAGAAACATGGGAAAAATTAAAGGATAGTACAGTTGCTAAGTGGGAATGTATTAAAACATCTATATCAAATTCAATTAATTCAGCAAAAGCTGCTGTAAAGAATGGGCTTAATCAAATTTTCAACTTTTTCAGGAATCTACGCCTTCCAAAGATTAAAATTCCTAAAATTAAACTTCCTCACTTTAAATTAAAAGGTGAATTTAGTTTAGCACCTCCAAGTGTACCTAAGCTGAGTGTTAATTGGTATGCAAGTGGTGGTATTTTTAATAGGCCAAGCATTATCGGAGTAGGGGAAGCAGGTGCAGAAGCAGTTCTACCAATTGATAGATTAGATGATATCTTAGCAAGAGCCCTTGAAAAAGTGAAAGGCACTGCAGACTTTGGAGGAATTACCCTTCACATAGATAACTTTATTAATAACACAGATAAAGATATAGAACAGTTAGCTTATGAGCTTGAATTCTACAGACAGAGAATTGCAGTGGGAAGGGGTGGTGTATAG